A single Caldanaerobius fijiensis DSM 17918 DNA region contains:
- a CDS encoding ATP-binding protein — protein MRVVGTTTEHEALIVSRERPFRINEILIIEDTAGAIRVEVIKTQSLNPLLPESNYGSGLLDDTALGTLKAMGFAPEEETLYIAQVRVLGELDIPITVGAQARVPHFSEIQDLLVPKDIPRALLMGVIRGTEELYETLPDALKDLEYTVDQESGELVPQNGVPFFFDIEKMDQYPHIGIFGGSGSGKSYAMRVLIEELMAKRLPTLVFDPHYELDFSQPIFGVDPGKCLALRDRFVLFELGTDVGIRFDSITESELIVLLRSSMGEFTENMEHAARRLYKRGDSLQSYRQRIEDVMWILSHKKEMDELVRVNPEPDTREARLVELYSQYSQAQLSEYSLSAVARRVDALEMSGLFKGDSVPLEEGLKSGKTVVVRGPIKNLNIFAVYIIRHLYNKRRQYRDAITHTGRAGEEFFPPFFIVTDEAHNLVPKATGLNDYAPARPIFREIAQEGRKYGVFLVLATQRPALLDDTVNAQLNTKFILRTVRAQDIDTIQRETDLTPSETARLPYLTSGNAFISSAITGRTVPVRIRASWTSSPHAQSPFEEWRAYIESRGDDLYQVVRDLLPFNTMQLAAVAGKCAERLGRDVTVDELSEALDRWLAQGKIKSSIGRIGNMRVYTA, from the coding sequence ATGAGGGTAGTAGGCACGACCACTGAACATGAGGCGCTTATAGTGTCAAGGGAAAGGCCTTTTCGAATAAACGAAATATTAATAATTGAAGATACAGCAGGAGCTATACGGGTAGAAGTGATTAAGACCCAATCTCTGAATCCCCTTTTACCTGAGAGCAATTATGGATCGGGCCTTTTAGATGATACAGCTCTTGGGACATTGAAAGCTATGGGCTTTGCTCCCGAAGAAGAAACTTTATACATCGCTCAGGTAAGAGTGCTGGGTGAGCTGGATATTCCGATAACTGTTGGAGCGCAGGCGAGGGTACCCCACTTTAGCGAGATCCAAGATCTTCTGGTTCCCAAAGATATACCCAGAGCACTTTTAATGGGAGTTATAAGGGGTACGGAGGAGCTTTATGAGACCTTGCCAGATGCGTTAAAGGACCTGGAATATACAGTAGACCAGGAGAGCGGTGAACTGGTGCCGCAAAATGGGGTGCCATTTTTCTTTGATATAGAGAAGATGGACCAATACCCCCATATAGGTATTTTTGGTGGATCGGGTTCTGGGAAATCTTATGCCATGAGGGTACTCATAGAAGAGCTTATGGCCAAGCGGCTTCCAACACTGGTTTTTGACCCCCATTACGAACTGGATTTTTCTCAGCCTATTTTCGGCGTAGACCCTGGTAAGTGTTTGGCGCTGAGAGATAGATTTGTTTTGTTTGAGTTGGGAACCGATGTGGGAATAAGGTTTGATTCCATAACCGAGTCGGAGCTTATTGTTCTACTCAGGTCTTCAATGGGAGAATTTACGGAAAACATGGAACATGCTGCCAGGAGGCTTTATAAGCGAGGCGATAGTCTTCAGTCTTACAGGCAGAGGATAGAAGATGTTATGTGGATACTCTCCCATAAAAAGGAAATGGACGAGCTGGTCAGGGTCAATCCTGAGCCGGATACAAGGGAGGCGCGACTTGTAGAACTCTACAGCCAGTATTCCCAGGCCCAGCTCAGCGAGTACAGCTTGAGTGCTGTGGCCAGGAGGGTGGATGCGCTGGAGATGAGTGGACTTTTTAAAGGGGATTCTGTTCCGCTGGAGGAAGGTTTAAAGAGTGGCAAGACCGTAGTAGTAAGAGGACCTATAAAAAATCTGAACATTTTTGCTGTTTATATTATACGACACCTTTACAATAAGCGAAGACAATATCGAGATGCGATAACTCATACAGGAAGAGCAGGTGAAGAGTTTTTTCCTCCTTTTTTCATAGTAACCGATGAAGCCCACAATCTGGTGCCGAAGGCTACGGGGTTAAATGATTATGCGCCGGCGAGGCCTATTTTCAGGGAAATAGCTCAGGAAGGTCGAAAGTACGGGGTATTTCTGGTGCTGGCTACCCAGCGACCGGCTCTTCTGGATGACACGGTAAATGCTCAGCTCAATACCAAATTTATACTGAGAACAGTGAGAGCCCAGGACATTGATACCATACAGAGGGAAACGGATTTAACGCCATCAGAGACCGCCAGATTACCTTATCTCACATCGGGAAATGCCTTTATATCCTCAGCGATTACAGGGAGGACCGTCCCTGTTAGAATAAGAGCATCCTGGACATCCAGCCCTCATGCCCAGAGTCCATTTGAAGAGTGGAGAGCGTATATAGAGTCCAGAGGCGACGATTTATACCAAGTAGTAAGGGATTTGTTGCCTTTTAATACCATGCAGCTGGCTGCCGTGGCTGGAAAATGCGCTGAAAGATTAGGAAGAGATGTCACAGTGGATGAGCTATCAGAAGCACTGGATAGGTGGCTTGCACAGGGCAAGATTAAATCCAGTATAGGGCGCATCGGCAATATGAGAGTGTATACAGCGTAA
- a CDS encoding metallophosphoesterase family protein, with product MKFLFFTDTHLRSTTPENRTDDIVETMKEKLTEVVQIANDNKVSAVIHGGDLFDIPNPGLGTMGDLVGIFKGLEAPMYIVNGNHDIYGHNIATLNRTLLGFLIAMGNITLLTREPVYVDDGNVRVQLTGAGYQYDIDDDISSYVVSKDNCDVAIHTVHGMLLNRAVFPDVRYTLVDDIKDKTHADITLAGHYHLGFDEVIYNGKYFFNPGSIVRLSNHPAEIKRMPKVLLIDLDSGIAYRYIKLKCAKAGPEVLDRSKVEEARFREEKRAYFLQEIRAAAGTRRTDPYSILDAVVKARQDSEGLSKDVVDEVKRRFAEAEAALKGGM from the coding sequence ATGAAATTTCTATTTTTTACTGATACCCATTTAAGGAGTACAACTCCCGAAAATAGAACAGACGATATCGTTGAAACCATGAAAGAAAAGTTAACCGAGGTTGTACAGATAGCCAATGATAATAAGGTCTCAGCTGTGATACACGGCGGCGACCTTTTCGACATACCAAATCCCGGACTGGGAACCATGGGCGATTTAGTGGGGATTTTTAAAGGTCTGGAGGCTCCCATGTACATTGTAAACGGCAATCACGATATATACGGGCACAATATCGCTACGCTAAATCGCACGTTGTTGGGCTTTCTTATTGCGATGGGCAATATTACCCTTTTGACGAGAGAGCCTGTATACGTGGACGATGGGAATGTAAGAGTACAGCTTACAGGGGCAGGTTATCAGTACGATATAGATGATGATATATCCTCATATGTGGTATCGAAGGATAACTGTGATGTGGCAATCCATACTGTACATGGTATGCTTCTGAACAGGGCGGTATTTCCTGATGTGAGGTATACGCTGGTAGATGATATAAAGGATAAGACCCATGCCGACATAACCCTTGCAGGGCACTATCATCTGGGGTTTGACGAGGTGATTTACAACGGGAAGTACTTTTTCAATCCGGGAAGCATTGTCAGGTTGAGCAATCATCCTGCAGAAATTAAAAGGATGCCAAAGGTTTTGCTTATTGATTTGGATAGCGGCATAGCGTACAGGTATATAAAGTTAAAGTGTGCCAAGGCAGGACCAGAAGTGCTGGATCGAAGTAAAGTAGAAGAAGCCCGTTTTCGAGAAGAAAAAAGGGCATATTTTTTGCAGGAAATAAGAGCTGCTGCTGGTACGAGGCGAACAGATCCTTACAGCATATTGGATGCGGTCGTAAAGGCCAGGCAGGATAGCGAGGGCCTTTCAAAGGACGTAGTTGATGAGGTTAAAAGGCGTTTTGCTGAAGCTGAAGCTGCGCTGAAAGGTGGTATGTAA
- a CDS encoding AAA family ATPase, translating into MLLKKVVLNNFQSHAYTEIDIAPTLTVIVGESDNGKSAVVRAIRWVLFNEPRGSDFIRVGASECSVSLIYEDGVTVTRVRNASGSKNRYIISRPGQEEQVFEGFGISVPEEVVKVTGVKKIKIDDDVSVDLHTAPQLDPPFLLMENGSVKARAIGRLTGTDIFDFAHKKATQDLNRTRDDLKQAKGELDILIDNLKEYDDLQQLEDTIQKLKGLIEKVDLLKERLVFLSEKREMLNRIDCEIHELDGIIEELKSIDNIENMALKTEALCDRYITLMNFKGSLSNLANGINSAEYVLKGTESLQECIAYLSELDVMVSKYKTVKGLCDKYKKNDKDLNIIYRALEDMKYIDISENIYTEVANMKEKLDVLTSMRDKLYGLKRELKYVEKVLDDSNELPEVEQLISGVQGILDVYRQLIKINQQLKDVKQNIAIADQDINKAQKSLNDMVNRYEELLKALKICPVCFSPITQDRAHEIAHNIAG; encoded by the coding sequence GTGTTGCTGAAGAAAGTGGTATTAAACAACTTTCAGTCTCATGCCTATACAGAAATCGATATTGCGCCAACTCTTACAGTTATAGTAGGAGAGTCGGACAACGGGAAGTCCGCAGTGGTGAGGGCAATAAGGTGGGTGCTCTTTAATGAGCCCAGGGGATCGGATTTCATAAGGGTGGGTGCGTCGGAGTGCAGCGTGTCCTTGATATACGAGGACGGTGTGACAGTTACTAGGGTGAGGAATGCATCGGGCAGCAAAAACCGCTATATCATATCCCGACCGGGACAGGAGGAACAGGTTTTTGAAGGGTTTGGCATTTCAGTTCCTGAAGAGGTCGTAAAGGTAACAGGCGTAAAAAAGATAAAAATTGACGACGACGTAAGCGTCGATCTGCATACGGCACCTCAGCTAGACCCTCCTTTTCTTTTGATGGAGAACGGTTCTGTAAAGGCCAGAGCTATAGGCCGATTGACGGGAACGGATATATTCGATTTTGCTCATAAAAAGGCAACTCAAGATCTCAACCGCACTAGAGACGATTTAAAGCAGGCTAAGGGAGAGCTGGATATTCTGATAGATAATCTTAAAGAATACGATGATTTGCAACAGCTGGAAGATACTATACAAAAATTAAAAGGGCTTATAGAAAAAGTTGATTTGTTAAAAGAGAGATTAGTTTTTTTATCAGAAAAAAGAGAGATGCTTAATCGCATTGACTGCGAGATACACGAACTGGATGGTATAATAGAGGAGCTAAAAAGTATTGATAACATAGAAAATATGGCTTTAAAAACAGAAGCCCTGTGCGACAGATATATTACATTGATGAATTTTAAAGGTTCTCTGAGCAATTTGGCAAATGGTATAAACTCAGCCGAGTATGTATTGAAGGGTACTGAGAGCCTTCAAGAGTGTATTGCGTATTTATCGGAACTGGATGTGATGGTAAGCAAATATAAAACTGTAAAAGGCCTCTGCGATAAATATAAGAAGAATGATAAGGACCTCAATATAATCTACAGGGCGCTGGAAGATATGAAATATATTGACATATCAGAAAATATATACACTGAAGTTGCGAACATGAAGGAGAAATTGGATGTTTTAACTTCTATGAGGGATAAGCTTTATGGGTTGAAAAGGGAGTTGAAGTATGTCGAAAAAGTCCTAGATGATTCTAATGAGTTACCAGAGGTAGAACAACTTATATCAGGTGTACAGGGGATTTTAGACGTATACAGACAGTTGATCAAGATAAACCAGCAGTTAAAAGACGTAAAGCAAAATATTGCCATTGCTGATCAGGATATAAATAAGGCACAAAAGTCATTAAATGATATGGTCAATCGGTACGAAGAACTGCTAAAGGCTTTGAAGATATGTCCTGTATGTTTTTCACCTATAACTCAAGACAGGGCACACGAGATCGCCCACAATATTGCAGGTTAG
- a CDS encoding coiled-coil domain-containing protein — protein MKNSDEISNVNESIAKLKDGIEKAKNLRQRAMTQKEFLLKQQEELRNQIKELGVDPDNLDQEIERLKKQIDEYLKKADELMPWKLIEKAR, from the coding sequence GTGAAAAATAGCGACGAAATAAGTAACGTAAATGAGAGCATAGCAAAGCTAAAAGATGGCATTGAAAAGGCCAAAAACTTACGGCAGAGAGCCATGACTCAAAAGGAGTTTCTGCTGAAACAGCAAGAGGAATTGAGAAATCAGATAAAGGAACTAGGGGTTGACCCTGATAACCTGGATCAGGAGATAGAGAGGCTTAAGAAGCAGATTGATGAATACCTTAAAAAGGCCGATGAATTGATGCCGTGGAAGCTTATAGAAAAAGCGAGATGA
- a CDS encoding OLD family protein: MKDIDELKKGLEVLTAYYHQRKGQRDRLKLEVEKKQQEVELLQQKLDMLTKVKLIFQVAAENAREQARQHIEQMVTSALQSVFGPDISFEVALEEKRDRPEVEFLVASTYGGTARIANRPEDSRGGGVVDVVSIALRSALLEGMYPRLDGIMVYDEPAKHVSEEYSTAVAELIKGISEDMGRQIIMVTHNQHLAESGEIAYKIILKKGISSAERIK; this comes from the coding sequence ATGAAAGATATAGATGAATTAAAAAAAGGATTGGAAGTACTTACAGCGTACTACCACCAGCGAAAGGGCCAGAGGGATAGGCTTAAACTGGAGGTTGAGAAGAAACAACAGGAGGTAGAATTGCTACAGCAAAAGCTGGATATGCTTACAAAGGTCAAATTGATATTTCAGGTGGCGGCAGAAAATGCCAGAGAGCAAGCCAGACAACATATTGAGCAAATGGTGACATCAGCTTTGCAGAGTGTGTTTGGTCCTGATATATCATTTGAAGTGGCGCTGGAGGAAAAAAGGGACAGGCCTGAGGTGGAATTTTTGGTAGCGTCTACGTATGGCGGAACTGCCAGGATAGCTAATAGACCTGAAGATTCCAGGGGCGGTGGAGTTGTAGATGTGGTCTCTATAGCATTGAGAAGTGCACTTTTGGAAGGGATGTATCCGAGATTAGATGGGATAATGGTGTACGACGAGCCTGCTAAACATGTATCTGAGGAATACAGTACAGCGGTAGCAGAGCTCATTAAAGGCATAAGCGAGGATATGGGCAGACAAATAATTATGGTTACTCACAATCAGCATCTGGCTGAAAGTGGGGAGATAGCCTACAAAATAATTTTAAAAAAAGGTATAAGCAGTGCGGAGCGCATAAAGTAA
- a CDS encoding PrkA family serine protein kinase — protein MDFEELIKKDREARKNTEFEGTFLDYLKIVRENPDIVKLAHKRLYDIIIREGYEVLKPEENPRIRRIYGNEAIKKYNFFKDDFFGIDRTLMKLVNYFHSAAMGGEESRQVLYLVGPVGSGKSSIMEALKKALERSEPIYAIKGCPMREEPLHLVPKHLRRQFEEMLGVQIEGDLCPICRYRLKEEYGGEYEKMPVVTVNFSIRSRKGIGVVPPVDPNNQDTSVLTGSVDISKMDLYPEDDPRIMSLNGAFNVGNRGIVEFIEVFKNDVEYLHTIITATQEKAIPSPGKGAMIYFDGVILAHSNEAEWNKFKSDHTNEAILDRIVKIEVPYCLELNEEIKIYEKILKQSRFKAHIAPHTVEIASMFAILTRLVPSSKVDPLTKLKIYNGEEILEKGMTKKIDILELREEAGNREGMFGISTRFIIKAIDRALSESEYDCINPLSVMECLVKSVKELDISDEDKKRYLSFLQDTLKKEYNKILEKEITRAFIHSFKEQAESLFNNYLDHAEAYVNRTKIKDRSTGEQLEPDEKFMRSIEEQIGITESSAKGFRQDVTSYMFYLMRSGGKIDYTCYEPLKEAIEKKLMASVKELTRIITKARVRDKEQDEKYGMMVEEMKANGYCDHCCDVVLKYAANNLWRD, from the coding sequence ATGGATTTTGAGGAACTGATAAAAAAAGATAGGGAAGCTAGGAAAAATACTGAGTTTGAAGGTACATTTCTCGACTATTTAAAAATAGTAAGAGAAAACCCGGATATTGTTAAATTGGCTCATAAAAGGCTGTACGATATTATAATTAGAGAAGGGTATGAGGTATTAAAGCCTGAAGAAAATCCCAGGATAAGAAGGATATACGGCAATGAAGCTATCAAGAAATACAACTTTTTTAAGGATGATTTTTTTGGGATAGACAGAACATTGATGAAGCTGGTAAACTACTTTCATTCGGCAGCTATGGGAGGAGAAGAGTCCAGGCAGGTGTTGTATTTAGTAGGTCCTGTAGGATCGGGTAAGTCTTCTATCATGGAAGCACTAAAAAAGGCCCTGGAGAGAAGTGAGCCTATTTATGCTATCAAAGGATGCCCTATGAGAGAAGAGCCGCTGCACCTGGTCCCAAAACACTTGAGAAGGCAGTTTGAGGAAATGCTGGGAGTACAGATCGAGGGGGACTTGTGCCCTATATGTCGCTATAGACTAAAAGAGGAGTATGGCGGAGAATACGAGAAGATGCCTGTGGTAACGGTGAATTTTTCTATAAGGTCTAGAAAAGGCATAGGCGTGGTACCGCCTGTGGATCCTAACAATCAGGATACATCAGTTTTAACCGGTTCTGTGGATATCTCCAAGATGGATTTATACCCTGAAGATGATCCGAGAATCATGTCACTAAATGGGGCATTTAATGTGGGCAACCGAGGTATTGTGGAGTTTATCGAAGTTTTCAAAAATGACGTAGAATATCTTCATACGATTATTACAGCTACCCAGGAAAAAGCAATACCCTCTCCCGGCAAAGGTGCCATGATATATTTTGATGGCGTTATACTGGCTCATTCCAACGAGGCAGAATGGAACAAATTTAAATCAGATCACACCAACGAAGCTATTTTGGATAGGATTGTCAAGATTGAAGTTCCGTACTGCCTGGAACTCAATGAGGAAATAAAGATATACGAGAAGATATTGAAGCAGAGCAGGTTCAAAGCCCATATCGCTCCACATACGGTGGAAATCGCCTCCATGTTCGCGATTTTAACAAGGCTTGTACCCTCTTCTAAAGTGGATCCCCTCACAAAATTGAAAATTTATAATGGCGAAGAAATTTTAGAGAAAGGTATGACTAAAAAGATAGATATCCTAGAGCTCAGAGAGGAGGCTGGAAACAGGGAGGGGATGTTTGGTATATCTACGAGATTTATAATAAAAGCCATTGATAGAGCCTTATCAGAGTCGGAATACGATTGCATAAACCCATTGAGCGTCATGGAATGCCTTGTTAAGTCGGTAAAGGAACTGGATATATCCGATGAGGATAAAAAAAGGTATTTGAGCTTTTTACAGGATACCCTGAAAAAGGAGTATAACAAAATATTGGAAAAGGAAATCACAAGGGCCTTTATACACAGCTTTAAAGAGCAGGCGGAAAGCTTATTTAATAATTATCTGGACCATGCAGAAGCTTACGTAAACAGGACAAAAATAAAGGACCGCTCCACAGGGGAGCAATTGGAACCCGATGAAAAATTCATGCGGTCTATAGAGGAACAGATAGGAATAACCGAAAGTTCAGCCAAAGGTTTTAGACAGGATGTGACGTCGTACATGTTTTACCTTATGAGAAGCGGTGGAAAAATCGATTATACGTGTTACGAGCCCCTGAAAGAGGCTATAGAGAAAAAGCTTATGGCGTCAGTAAAAGAATTAACCAGGATTATAACTAAAGCCAGGGTAAGGGATAAGGAACAGGACGAAAAATACGGTATGATGGTAGAAGAAATGAAAGCAAATGGTTACTGTGATCACTGCTGTGACGTGGTATTAAAATATGCCGCCAATAATCTCTGGAGGGATTGA
- the yhbH gene encoding sporulation protein YhbH: MAVFRDYQESHSDRAAEDRQRHRRLVEESIKKNIVDIISEESIIGQSKNKKVKIPIRSLKEYQFIYGSNAPGVGSGKGDEKRGDKIGSIEEGNYGTGAGDSSGEDIYETEVTIEELVNYIFEDLNLPYLDRKKFSEVISDRSIKRRGYQKKGIPPRLAKKRTVIEKIKRKQATKRALKEEGQEEHIGRFPFKEEDLRYKRVKEDRRRESNAVVICIMDTSGSMDQTKKYLARSFYFLLYQFVKMKYLNVEVVFIAHSTVAKEVNEEEFFHKAEAGGTYISSGYQKALEVIQQRYDPEFWNIYAFHSSDGDNWNEDDNRAVELAKKLCQVCNLFGYGEIMPGFYSSTIKNRYRSEIHYKNFVICTISKKEDIWPALKKMLECDQEVE, encoded by the coding sequence ATGGCTGTATTCAGGGATTATCAGGAATCTCATTCTGATAGGGCAGCTGAGGATCGACAGAGGCACAGGCGCCTTGTGGAAGAATCTATAAAGAAAAATATTGTAGATATAATATCAGAGGAAAGCATAATAGGTCAGAGCAAAAATAAAAAAGTCAAAATACCCATAAGAAGCTTAAAGGAGTACCAGTTCATATATGGTAGCAATGCACCTGGTGTTGGCTCTGGAAAAGGTGACGAGAAAAGGGGAGATAAGATTGGCAGCATTGAAGAGGGAAATTACGGTACGGGTGCAGGAGACAGCAGCGGAGAAGACATTTACGAGACGGAAGTGACCATAGAGGAACTGGTTAATTACATATTTGAAGATTTAAACTTACCGTATCTGGATAGGAAAAAATTCTCTGAGGTCATCTCTGATCGCTCTATAAAACGCCGGGGGTATCAGAAAAAAGGCATTCCTCCGAGGCTCGCTAAAAAGCGCACGGTTATTGAGAAAATAAAGCGCAAACAAGCGACAAAAAGGGCATTAAAGGAGGAAGGGCAGGAAGAACACATAGGAAGATTTCCTTTCAAAGAAGAGGATTTAAGGTATAAAAGGGTGAAAGAAGACAGAAGGCGCGAATCCAATGCGGTGGTCATATGCATTATGGATACATCGGGTTCTATGGATCAGACCAAAAAGTATCTAGCCAGATCATTCTATTTTTTGCTGTATCAGTTCGTAAAGATGAAATATTTAAATGTAGAGGTAGTATTTATAGCCCATTCTACCGTGGCTAAAGAGGTAAATGAAGAGGAATTTTTTCATAAGGCCGAGGCGGGTGGGACTTATATATCCAGTGGCTACCAGAAGGCTCTGGAGGTAATCCAACAGAGGTACGACCCTGAATTTTGGAACATCTACGCATTTCACAGCAGTGATGGCGACAATTGGAATGAGGATGACAACAGGGCAGTAGAACTGGCCAAGAAGCTGTGTCAGGTATGCAATTTGTTCGGTTATGGGGAAATCATGCCTGGATTTTATTCCAGCACTATAAAAAACAGGTACAGGTCTGAGATACATTATAAAAATTTTGTAATATGTACGATTTCTAAAAAAGAGGATATCTGGCCGGCATTAAAAAAAATGTTAGAGTGCGACCAGGAGGTGGAATAA
- a CDS encoding SpoVR family protein — MDYSIEELEYWDDMIERKARDMGLDFYPQEFELVNYENMLGYEAYGGMPSRYPHWSFGKAYERLKTFYTYNLTGLPYEMVINSNPCIAYLMKENTLLLQILTMAHVYAHNDFFKNNRLFKEGTDAEMTLEMFKNHADRVRRYIANPNIGYEGVEKLLNAAHAIRFQIPRVIGEKRNKAMEKSRDLKRVPMEPEDDLLYFLREYGELEEWQRDILEIVEEETRHFIPQIETKIMNEGWASFWHYKILNSMNLPQDLYMEFLDRHNQVVAPVQGAINPYYIGFKMYMDIEKRYGLDKVFEVRSFDRDQSFLRRYLTYELIHDLNLFEYVREGKDIVITEVADDKGWEKIRNTLSDTAGMGAIPYIRVVEMSDKDRTLTLEHVYDGRELELNYACETLKHIVDIWGHKVVLKTLLEGKVKEILCDESKNISLT; from the coding sequence ATGGATTACTCTATAGAAGAGCTGGAATACTGGGATGATATGATAGAAAGAAAAGCGCGGGATATGGGTCTGGATTTTTATCCACAGGAATTTGAACTGGTAAATTACGAGAACATGCTGGGATATGAGGCTTATGGAGGTATGCCGTCCAGGTATCCCCATTGGAGTTTTGGAAAGGCTTATGAAAGGCTGAAGACTTTTTACACTTACAATTTAACAGGGCTTCCTTATGAAATGGTGATCAATTCAAATCCATGTATTGCGTATTTAATGAAAGAAAATACGCTTTTATTGCAGATACTGACAATGGCCCATGTATATGCGCATAACGATTTTTTTAAGAATAACAGGCTTTTTAAAGAAGGCACCGATGCTGAAATGACCCTGGAGATGTTTAAAAACCACGCTGATAGAGTGAGGCGATACATTGCCAATCCGAATATAGGTTATGAAGGCGTTGAAAAATTGTTGAATGCTGCTCATGCTATAAGGTTTCAGATACCAAGGGTTATAGGTGAAAAGAGAAATAAAGCTATGGAAAAATCCCGGGATTTAAAGAGGGTTCCAATGGAACCTGAAGATGACCTATTATATTTTTTGAGAGAATACGGGGAACTGGAAGAATGGCAGAGAGATATACTGGAAATAGTAGAAGAAGAAACTCGGCATTTTATTCCCCAGATTGAGACAAAGATAATGAATGAGGGTTGGGCCAGTTTCTGGCATTACAAGATATTGAATTCCATGAACCTGCCACAGGATTTGTACATGGAGTTTTTAGATAGGCATAACCAGGTGGTAGCTCCCGTACAGGGGGCAATAAATCCATATTATATAGGTTTTAAGATGTATATGGACATTGAAAAAAGATACGGCTTGGATAAGGTTTTTGAAGTGAGGTCCTTTGACAGAGATCAATCTTTTTTGAGAAGGTATTTGACATATGAATTGATACACGATCTGAATTTATTTGAATATGTAAGAGAGGGTAAAGACATCGTGATAACAGAGGTGGCCGATGATAAGGGATGGGAAAAAATAAGGAATACCTTGAGCGATACCGCTGGTATGGGAGCAATACCTTATATAAGGGTAGTAGAAATGTCTGATAAGGACAGGACATTGACACTGGAGCACGTCTACGATGGTAGAGAACTGGAGCTTAATTATGCTTGCGAAACCCTTAAGCATATTGTAGATATATGGGGGCATAAAGTTGTATTAAAAACTCTCTTAGAAGGTAAGGTAAAGGAAATATTGTGCGATGAAAGTAAGAATATAAGCTTAACTTGA
- a CDS encoding pyridoxal-phosphate-dependent aminotransferase family protein: MANKLLMTPGPTMVPERVLKAMARQPIHHRTRDFGEIFNSMNVKLQEIFGTKNYVLTFPASGTGGMEAAVANLFRPSDKVLAVSIGVFGDRFAQIAKRFGVDVDMLSYEWGRSASPEDVVARLKERKYKGILITHNETSTGVINDIKSICKSIREVDSDILIVVDAVSSAGGVPVDVDANDIDVMITASQKALMTPPGLAFISVSERAWKSIETDPVSYYWDFNAAKKGLQKSIPDTPYTPAISLIVAQNEALSMIMEEGLENVFLRHQKIAAATQAALNSLGFELFADKSDSSPLITAVKAPDGFDVSRFLSLVDRQGVVLTGGQQHLKGKIFRIGHMGYINKEFLLRAFEAIEMAMVEMGFNIEKGISLKTIDETLV; this comes from the coding sequence TTGGCGAATAAATTGCTAATGACGCCAGGGCCTACGATGGTGCCTGAAAGGGTATTAAAAGCCATGGCGAGGCAGCCTATTCATCATAGGACACGTGATTTTGGTGAAATTTTTAATTCTATGAACGTAAAGTTGCAAGAGATTTTTGGGACTAAGAATTATGTACTTACCTTCCCGGCATCGGGTACGGGTGGTATGGAAGCCGCAGTAGCCAATTTGTTCAGGCCTTCAGATAAGGTATTAGCTGTAAGTATAGGAGTTTTTGGTGATCGTTTTGCACAGATAGCAAAGCGATTTGGCGTTGACGTAGATATGTTAAGCTATGAGTGGGGACGATCTGCTTCTCCTGAGGATGTAGTAGCCAGGCTCAAGGAACGTAAATATAAGGGGATTCTCATAACACACAATGAGACGTCTACAGGAGTAATAAACGACATTAAATCTATTTGCAAAAGTATCAGGGAGGTTGACTCAGACATACTCATAGTTGTAGATGCTGTGAGTTCAGCAGGCGGTGTGCCGGTAGATGTGGATGCTAATGATATTGATGTAATGATAACAGCGTCTCAGAAAGCACTTATGACACCTCCGGGTCTTGCATTTATCTCTGTAAGTGAGAGAGCGTGGAAGTCGATAGAGACCGACCCTGTAAGCTATTATTGGGATTTTAATGCTGCTAAGAAGGGTCTTCAAAAATCTATTCCCGATACACCTTATACGCCGGCTATTTCGCTGATTGTAGCTCAAAACGAAGCCCTTTCTATGATTATGGAAGAAGGACTTGAGAATGTCTTTTTAAGACATCAAAAGATAGCTGCAGCGACTCAAGCCGCATTGAATTCTTTAGGATTTGAGTTGTTCGCCGATAAATCCGATTCATCTCCACTTATTACCGCGGTAAAAGCGCCTGACGGATTTGATGTATCTCGCTTTTTGTCTTTGGTGGACCGACAAGGAGTGGTTTTAACAGGTGGTCAGCAGCATTTGAAGGGGAAAATCTTCAGAATTGGACACATGGGGTATATAAATAAGGAATTTCTTTTAAGAGCCTTTGAAGCCATTGAGATGGCGATGGTTGAGATGGGATTTAATATAGAGAAAGGCATTAGCTTAAAGACTATAGATGAAACATTAGTATAA